Proteins encoded within one genomic window of Pectobacterium araliae:
- the aaeB gene encoding p-hydroxybenzoic acid efflux pump subunit AaeB, with amino-acid sequence MKTPSLTVSRFYATPKFARFRFAFKLSFAIVLSLFLGFHLQLETPRWSVLTAAIVAAGPAFAAGGEPFSGAIRHRGILRIIGTFIGCIGALIIIIATVRAPVVMLMLCCIWAGLCTWVSSLVKVENAYIFGLAGYTALIIIVSTQGTPLLTPQFAVERCSEIVLGIVCAILADLLFSPRSIKQDVDRSIGELLVDQYRLLQLSMSGAEKEAIDTAWHALVRKTTALNGMRSSLMLESSRWQNSNRRLTSLHTQSLTMITQACETYLMLQDVPTPVKSSLKLVLDQPVESSHAVHCRVKALRHLIAADSRDVPPTLVSWVGAATRYLLLAKGVRTNGRITAIEADVLNSDVEIKAPSAETHHAMINGLRTGVATALGCLFWLSTGWTSGSVCMVMIAVVTSLAMRLPNPQMMAKDFLFGTIYALPLGALMFMFIMPSTQQSMLLLCLSLGAMAFFLGIEVQKRRLGSLGALASTINILVLDNPMTFHISQFLDSAIGQIIGCFLALMVILLIRDNTKAHTGRTLLNRFVYGAVSALTTNTARRKENHLPALYQQLFLLLSRFPDDIAKYRLALWLIIMHQRLRTLDIPQNAALSAFHRQIRATAEQVISARRDTTRSRYFTQLLDELERYQQMLTEQQLPPSVTAPVGRLTGILRDYQHALSN; translated from the coding sequence ATGAAAACCCCGTCGTTGACAGTATCCAGATTCTATGCGACACCGAAGTTTGCGCGTTTTCGCTTCGCTTTCAAGCTGAGCTTCGCGATTGTGCTATCCCTGTTTCTGGGTTTCCACCTCCAGTTGGAAACCCCGCGCTGGTCGGTGCTGACGGCGGCAATTGTTGCCGCCGGTCCAGCCTTTGCCGCAGGTGGTGAACCGTTTTCCGGTGCAATTCGCCATCGTGGTATTCTTCGCATCATCGGCACGTTTATCGGCTGTATCGGTGCACTTATTATCATTATCGCCACCGTTCGTGCGCCCGTCGTGATGTTGATGCTGTGCTGTATTTGGGCAGGCCTCTGCACCTGGGTTTCCTCGCTGGTTAAAGTCGAAAACGCCTATATCTTCGGGCTGGCAGGTTATACCGCGCTGATTATTATTGTATCAACACAGGGAACGCCGCTGCTGACGCCGCAGTTTGCCGTGGAGCGCTGTAGCGAGATTGTGCTGGGCATCGTCTGTGCCATTCTGGCAGATTTACTGTTTTCGCCACGCTCGATCAAGCAGGATGTTGACCGCAGCATCGGTGAACTGCTGGTGGATCAGTATCGGCTACTGCAACTCAGCATGAGCGGGGCGGAGAAAGAAGCGATAGATACGGCATGGCATGCGTTGGTGCGTAAAACGACCGCGCTAAACGGCATGCGCAGTAGCCTGATGCTGGAGTCTTCACGCTGGCAGAACAGCAATCGCCGCTTAACATCGCTGCATACGCAATCACTCACGATGATCACACAGGCGTGTGAAACCTACCTGATGTTGCAGGATGTCCCGACCCCGGTAAAAAGCAGCCTGAAACTGGTGTTGGATCAGCCCGTTGAGTCATCCCACGCTGTGCATTGTCGTGTGAAAGCATTACGCCATCTGATTGCGGCGGATAGCCGCGATGTGCCGCCTACGTTGGTCAGTTGGGTTGGAGCGGCAACGCGCTATCTGCTGCTGGCGAAGGGCGTGCGGACCAACGGGCGTATCACGGCGATTGAAGCTGATGTGCTGAACAGCGATGTTGAAATTAAAGCGCCTTCAGCTGAAACCCACCATGCCATGATTAACGGCTTACGTACTGGCGTGGCGACGGCGCTGGGCTGCCTGTTCTGGCTGAGCACTGGCTGGACTTCCGGCAGTGTGTGTATGGTGATGATTGCGGTGGTGACATCGCTTGCCATGCGTTTGCCGAATCCACAGATGATGGCGAAGGATTTTCTGTTTGGGACGATCTACGCGCTGCCGCTGGGAGCGCTGATGTTCATGTTTATTATGCCGTCAACGCAGCAAAGTATGCTGCTGCTGTGCCTGAGTCTGGGGGCGATGGCTTTCTTCCTTGGGATTGAGGTACAAAAACGTCGGCTGGGTTCGCTGGGCGCATTAGCCAGCACGATCAATATTCTGGTACTGGATAACCCGATGACGTTCCACATCAGTCAGTTTCTGGACAGCGCGATTGGCCAGATCATCGGCTGTTTTCTGGCGCTGATGGTGATCCTGCTGATCCGGGATAACACCAAGGCACATACGGGGAGAACGCTGTTGAACCGCTTTGTGTATGGTGCCGTCTCGGCGCTGACGACCAATACCGCGCGGCGAAAAGAAAATCACCTGCCAGCGCTGTATCAACAGCTGTTCCTGCTGCTGAGCCGTTTCCCTGACGACATTGCCAAGTATCGCCTTGCGCTGTGGCTGATCATCATGCACCAACGTTTGAGAACGTTGGATATTCCGCAAAACGCGGCGCTGTCTGCTTTTCATCGTCAGATTCGTGCAACCGCGGAGCAGGTAATTTCAGCCCGACGTGATACCACGCGCAGCCGCTATTTCACGCAGCTGTTGGATGAGCTTGAACGTTATCAACAGATGCTGACAGAACAGCAACTTCCTCCGAGCGTGACGGCGCCTGTCGGGCGACTAACCGGGATTCTGCGTGATTATCAGCATGCGCTGAGCAACTAG
- the aaeA gene encoding p-hydroxybenzoic acid efflux pump subunit AaeA yields the protein MKAFFLPLFRQQAVLIKKMSRVVITLVIVLCAIVAIFRVWAFYTESPWTRDAKFTADVVAIAPDVSGLLTDVRVTDNQLVNKGDVLFVIDQPRYHQAVAQAEADVAYYQALVTEKRRESGRRARLGVSAMSQENIDQSSNALETATHQLAKAQAVLSLAKLELERTVVRAPADGWVTNLHVQSGEFIERGNTAVALVKKDSFYLLAYMEETKLEGVRRGYRAEITPLGSEKIFYGTVDSVAAGVNNSSNSANTKGLANVDSNLEWVRLAQRVPVKIRLDRQMGDLYPAGTTATVVITGEQVNNDKKPSPLIRLLYRLREFG from the coding sequence GTGAAAGCGTTCTTTTTACCCTTGTTTAGACAACAGGCCGTGCTGATCAAAAAAATGAGCCGTGTGGTCATCACGCTGGTGATTGTGCTGTGTGCGATTGTGGCCATTTTTCGTGTCTGGGCGTTTTATACCGAATCGCCCTGGACGCGTGATGCCAAATTTACCGCGGATGTCGTGGCGATTGCGCCAGACGTCAGCGGATTGCTGACCGATGTTCGCGTCACGGACAATCAACTGGTAAATAAAGGTGATGTGCTGTTTGTCATCGATCAGCCGCGTTACCACCAGGCCGTGGCGCAGGCGGAAGCCGATGTTGCTTACTATCAGGCGCTGGTGACGGAAAAACGCCGGGAGTCAGGGCGTCGGGCACGGCTGGGCGTTAGCGCGATGTCGCAGGAAAATATCGATCAGTCCAGTAATGCGTTAGAAACCGCCACGCACCAGCTTGCTAAAGCACAAGCGGTATTATCGCTGGCGAAGCTGGAGCTGGAGCGCACCGTGGTACGCGCCCCTGCCGATGGCTGGGTCACTAACCTTCATGTGCAAAGCGGTGAGTTTATCGAACGCGGTAATACGGCGGTGGCGCTGGTGAAAAAGGATTCGTTTTACCTGCTGGCGTACATGGAAGAGACCAAACTTGAAGGTGTTCGCCGTGGTTATCGTGCGGAAATCACCCCGTTGGGTAGCGAAAAGATATTCTACGGCACGGTGGATAGCGTGGCGGCTGGGGTCAATAACAGCAGCAACAGTGCGAACACGAAAGGCCTGGCTAACGTGGATTCCAATCTGGAGTGGGTGCGTTTGGCGCAGCGTGTGCCGGTAAAAATCCGTCTCGATCGACAAATGGGCGATCTCTATCCGGCTGGCACGACGGCGACCGTGGTGATTACCGGCGAGCAGGTCAACAACGACAAAAAACCGTCGCCGCTCATTCGTCTGCTTTATCGCCTGCGTGAGTTTGGCTAA
- the aaeX gene encoding p-hydroxybenzoic acid efflux pump operon protein AaeX: MSSLPVMVLFGLSFPPVFFVLLVSLTLFFVVNRLLQPTGIYDFVWHPALFNSALFCCLFYLLFRYGL, from the coding sequence ATGAGTTCACTCCCGGTTATGGTGCTGTTCGGGCTGTCATTTCCCCCCGTATTTTTTGTCTTGCTGGTATCGCTGACCCTGTTTTTTGTCGTGAATCGCCTACTGCAACCGACGGGGATCTATGACTTCGTCTGGCACCCTGCGCTGTTTAACAGCGCGCTGTTCTGCTGTCTGTTTTATTTACTGTTCCGTTACGGTCTGTGA
- the aaeR gene encoding HTH-type transcriptional activator AaeR, with protein MERLKSMSVFARVVEFGSFTAAARQLQMSVSAVSQTVTKLEDELQIKLLNRSTRSIGLTEAGKIYYHGCRRMLHEAHEVHEQLYAFNNTPTGTLRIGSSSTMAQNVLSTMTAAMLKEYPGLSVNLVTGIPAPDLIADGLDIVIRVGPLQDSSLFSKRLGSMPMVICAAKSYLAQHGIPDKPADMVNFSWLEYSVRPDSEFELIAPEGISTRVTPQGRFVTNDPQTLVRWLKAGAGIAYIPLMWIVDEINRGEIEILFNRYHSDPRPVYALYTRKDNLPLKVQVCINYMTEYFKNVALTYQGYRQNYSEEKNRANKARF; from the coding sequence ATGGAAAGACTAAAGAGTATGTCAGTGTTTGCCCGCGTGGTGGAATTTGGTTCTTTTACCGCCGCCGCTCGCCAGTTGCAGATGAGCGTATCCGCCGTCAGCCAGACTGTCACCAAGCTTGAAGATGAACTACAGATTAAACTACTTAACCGCAGTACGCGCAGCATTGGTTTGACGGAAGCGGGGAAAATTTACTATCACGGCTGCCGCCGCATGCTGCATGAAGCGCATGAAGTTCATGAACAGCTTTACGCCTTCAACAACACGCCAACCGGCACGTTGCGCATTGGTAGCTCGTCTACCATGGCGCAGAATGTGTTGTCCACCATGACTGCCGCGATGCTAAAGGAATACCCCGGTCTATCCGTCAATTTGGTCACCGGAATTCCCGCTCCCGACCTGATTGCCGACGGACTGGATATCGTTATCCGCGTCGGTCCACTACAGGATTCTAGTCTGTTTTCGAAACGCTTAGGCTCGATGCCGATGGTAATCTGTGCCGCGAAAAGCTATCTGGCGCAGCACGGCATACCGGATAAACCAGCCGATATGGTGAATTTTTCCTGGTTGGAATACAGCGTAAGACCCGACAGCGAATTTGAGCTGATCGCGCCAGAAGGTATTTCGACCCGCGTCACGCCACAAGGGCGTTTTGTCACTAACGACCCGCAAACGCTGGTGCGCTGGCTCAAGGCCGGAGCGGGCATCGCGTACATTCCGCTTATGTGGATTGTGGACGAAATCAATCGCGGCGAAATCGAGATTTTGTTCAACCGCTACCACTCCGATCCGCGTCCGGTCTACGCGCTCTACACCCGCAAAGACAACCTACCGCTGAAAGTACAGGTCTGTATTAACTACATGACGGAATACTTCAAAAACGTCGCCCTGACATATCAGGGCTATCGGCAGAATTATAGCGAGGAAAAAAACCGCGCGAATAAAGCGCGGTTCTGA
- a CDS encoding IS110 family transposase, giving the protein MNTIKVVGIDLAKSVFQLCVWMNDGTVAWNRKVSRSKLLDTVRQFPPDTLIAMEACATSHYWGRTFQSMGYAIRLIPTQHVKALTRHQKNDANDALAICETAFRPGIHFVAVKTLEQQDIKALRCARQLMVEQRTAAANQIRALAAEQGFEFPVGIHTLQQRLPDLIEDAEKPVSPVLRHLLSTLLENIHTLNEYIRSTEYEIAALCQQQPRYRALMTIPGVGPLIAAAFLSEVDAEQFANGRQLSAWCGLVPRQHSSGGKHILTSMTKNGNCDLRTLIIHGARAVMRCAQKRDDRLGRWLNHVTERRGKMKATVALANKLTRIVWRLLSEPVDFNMDKAFAMK; this is encoded by the coding sequence ATGAACACGATAAAAGTCGTCGGTATCGATCTGGCTAAATCCGTTTTTCAGCTTTGTGTCTGGATGAATGATGGGACCGTTGCCTGGAATCGAAAAGTTTCTCGCAGCAAGCTGTTAGATACTGTTCGTCAATTCCCGCCGGATACACTTATCGCAATGGAAGCTTGTGCAACCTCGCATTACTGGGGGCGGACTTTCCAATCCATGGGATACGCCATCCGGCTCATTCCAACCCAACATGTAAAGGCGTTAACTCGTCATCAGAAAAATGATGCCAATGATGCTCTAGCAATATGTGAGACGGCATTTCGTCCGGGGATTCACTTTGTTGCTGTAAAAACTCTTGAGCAGCAAGATATCAAAGCGCTGCGTTGTGCCCGTCAGTTGATGGTCGAACAGCGCACCGCCGCCGCCAATCAAATTCGTGCTCTGGCCGCTGAGCAGGGCTTCGAGTTCCCGGTTGGGATACACACTTTGCAACAGCGATTACCCGATTTGATTGAAGATGCGGAAAAGCCTGTGTCTCCGGTATTACGCCATTTGCTTTCCACTTTATTGGAAAACATCCACACACTGAATGAATATATTCGTTCAACAGAATATGAAATCGCAGCATTGTGTCAACAGCAACCCCGGTATCGAGCACTGATGACTATACCGGGTGTTGGCCCGCTCATCGCCGCCGCTTTTTTAAGTGAGGTTGATGCAGAACAATTTGCTAACGGAAGACAACTTTCCGCCTGGTGTGGTCTGGTTCCCCGGCAACATAGTTCCGGCGGGAAACACATCCTCACTTCGATGACTAAAAATGGTAACTGCGACCTTCGGACACTCATCATTCATGGAGCCAGAGCGGTCATGCGCTGTGCCCAAAAGCGGGATGACCGTCTTGGAAGATGGCTTAATCATGTCACTGAGCGACGGGGAAAAATGAAAGCCACCGTGGCGCTGGCAAATAAGTTAACACGTATTGTCTGGCGGTTGCTGTCTGAACCGGTTGATTTCAATATGGATAAGGCATTTGCGATGAAGTAA
- a CDS encoding IS630 family transposase: MPIITPIQPDERQLMQKTMQTTRDKNHYRRLAALLMLDDGISVSDVAKHLQAARSTVGRWINWFTQSGAEGLESRPAGRPPKWSPEPVLPLLSHLVDYSPQDVGWLRSRWSLELLTMEINGFFNINASRSTLYRWVKMAGLVWRRAAPTLKLSDPDYDEKMTAIQAALAVNSSEHPVFYQDEVDIALNPKIGADWSQKGNQKRIVTPGQNQKHYLAGALHADTGKVTYIGGIKKTSKLFINLLVKLKRTYRHASIITLIVDNYIIHKSKETQRWLAVNPKFNLLFLPTYSPWLNRIEGLWHKLHETVTRNHHCHYMWQLLQNVAQFMEAASPFPGNAPGKARV, from the coding sequence ATGCCGATCATAACACCTATCCAACCCGACGAGCGTCAATTGATGCAGAAAACCATGCAGACGACACGCGACAAGAACCATTATCGCAGGCTTGCCGCTCTACTAATGCTTGATGATGGCATCTCCGTTTCCGATGTGGCTAAACACCTTCAGGCTGCTCGTTCCACCGTCGGACGCTGGATAAACTGGTTTACCCAAAGTGGCGCCGAAGGACTGGAAAGCCGACCCGCAGGACGACCGCCGAAATGGTCGCCAGAGCCTGTATTGCCGCTGCTATCTCATCTGGTTGATTACTCGCCACAGGATGTCGGATGGCTACGCTCGCGCTGGAGTCTGGAATTGCTGACCATGGAGATAAATGGTTTTTTCAACATTAATGCCTCACGAAGTACCCTGTATCGCTGGGTTAAGATGGCCGGTCTTGTCTGGCGTCGGGCTGCCCCCACACTGAAGCTCTCCGACCCAGATTACGATGAAAAAATGACCGCTATTCAGGCCGCGCTGGCTGTCAACAGTTCGGAACATCCCGTGTTTTATCAGGATGAGGTTGATATTGCCCTCAACCCGAAAATCGGCGCTGACTGGAGCCAGAAAGGTAACCAAAAACGGATAGTGACGCCGGGCCAGAATCAGAAACATTATCTGGCTGGCGCACTGCACGCGGACACAGGAAAGGTGACCTATATAGGCGGAATAAAGAAGACATCAAAATTGTTTATAAATCTGTTGGTTAAACTGAAACGCACATACCGGCACGCCAGCATTATCACACTGATAGTAGATAACTACATCATTCATAAAAGTAAGGAAACCCAGCGCTGGCTGGCAGTGAATCCGAAGTTCAACCTGCTGTTTTTGCCGACTTACTCGCCCTGGCTGAACAGAATAGAAGGGCTCTGGCATAAGTTGCATGAAACGGTAACACGAAATCATCACTGTCATTACATGTGGCAGTTATTGCAGAACGTAGCCCAGTTCATGGAGGCTGCTTCGCCTTTCCCTGGAAATGCACCGGGAAAGGCAAGGGTGTAG
- the tldD gene encoding metalloprotease TldD, with amino-acid sequence MSLSFVSEQLLTASKLNLDDLAAVLGSLNERRLDYADLYFQSSYHESWVLEDRIIKDGSYNIDQGVGIRAIDGEKTGFAYADQITLNALHQSAQAARSIVREQGTGTAHTLGAVSHHALYPTLNPLDSLTREDKIALLQRADTVARAADARVQEVSASLTGVYELVLVAATDGTLAADVRPLVRLSISVLVEAEGKRERGSSGGGLRGGYDYFWEVADGEARVDAWAKEAVRMALVNLSAVAAPAGPMPVVLGAGWPGVLLHEAVGHGLEGDFNRRGTSVFSGQMGKLVASELCTVVDDGTLTGRRGSVSMDDEGVPGQYNVLIENGILKGYMQDKMNARLMGVAPTGNGRRESYAHLPMPRMTNTYMLAGKSTPEEIISSVEYGLYTPNFGGGQVDITSGKFVFSTSEAYLIEKGRITTPVKGATLIGSGIEAMQQISMVGNDLALDNGVGVCGKEGQSLPVGVGQPTLKLESLTVGGTA; translated from the coding sequence ATGAGCCTTTCGTTTGTTAGTGAGCAGTTACTCACCGCCAGCAAATTGAATCTTGACGATCTCGCCGCTGTGCTGGGGTCGCTTAATGAACGCCGGCTGGACTATGCCGATCTCTATTTCCAATCCAGCTACCATGAATCTTGGGTACTGGAAGATCGCATTATCAAAGACGGGTCTTACAATATCGATCAGGGTGTGGGTATCCGTGCGATTGACGGTGAAAAGACCGGGTTTGCGTATGCCGACCAGATCACGTTGAACGCATTGCACCAGAGTGCGCAGGCAGCACGCAGCATTGTGCGGGAACAGGGTACAGGCACGGCGCACACGTTGGGAGCGGTATCGCATCATGCGCTTTATCCAACGTTGAACCCGCTGGATAGCCTGACGCGTGAGGATAAAATTGCGCTGTTGCAGCGTGCCGACACGGTCGCGCGTGCCGCAGATGCGCGCGTGCAGGAAGTGTCAGCCAGCCTGACCGGTGTGTATGAGCTGGTGCTGGTGGCGGCGACGGACGGTACGCTGGCGGCGGATGTGCGACCGTTAGTGCGTTTGTCGATCAGCGTGTTGGTCGAAGCCGAGGGCAAACGTGAACGCGGCTCCAGCGGCGGCGGCCTGCGTGGCGGCTATGACTATTTCTGGGAAGTGGCTGACGGCGAAGCGCGCGTCGATGCCTGGGCAAAAGAAGCCGTGCGTATGGCGCTGGTTAACCTGTCGGCGGTGGCGGCACCTGCGGGGCCAATGCCTGTAGTGCTTGGTGCTGGCTGGCCGGGCGTGTTGCTGCATGAAGCGGTAGGACACGGTCTGGAAGGCGATTTTAACCGTCGCGGTACGTCAGTGTTCAGCGGACAGATGGGGAAACTCGTTGCGTCAGAGCTGTGCACGGTGGTGGATGACGGCACGCTGACCGGACGTCGCGGTTCAGTTTCGATGGACGATGAAGGCGTTCCGGGGCAATACAATGTCCTGATCGAAAACGGGATTCTGAAAGGCTATATGCAGGACAAGATGAATGCTCGTCTGATGGGCGTTGCGCCAACGGGCAACGGTCGCCGCGAATCTTATGCGCATCTGCCGATGCCGCGCATGACGAACACCTACATGCTGGCTGGGAAATCCACGCCGGAAGAGATTATCTCCAGCGTTGAATACGGTCTGTATACGCCAAACTTTGGCGGCGGCCAGGTCGATATCACTTCTGGCAAATTCGTCTTCTCGACATCTGAAGCATACCTGATCGAAAAAGGCCGTATCACCACGCCGGTTAAAGGCGCAACGCTGATTGGCTCCGGCATTGAAGCGATGCAGCAGATCTCGATGGTCGGCAACGATCTGGCGCTGGATAACGGCGTCGGCGTGTGCGGTAAAGAAGGGCAAAGCCTGCCCGTCGGCGTGGGTCAGCCTACGCTGAAGCTGGAAAGCCTGACCGTCGGCGGCACTGCGTAA